A single region of the Manihot esculenta cultivar AM560-2 chromosome 12, M.esculenta_v8, whole genome shotgun sequence genome encodes:
- the LOC110628541 gene encoding magnesium-transporting ATPase, P-type 1 — protein sequence MGLRKLFSIFSPNHQNHEDKILPSYSPIRDNLVKSPENPHTNGYPRSFIKYLRSLMSGKKSGGGLRTDEEERVYSWLYALAQSDKDLVFEYVQSTERGLSFTEAERRLKENGPNVPLEYTFPSWWHLLWAAFFHPFNIILIVLSTLSYITSDNPNGCILLILVLISVCLRFYQEYISSKAAMKLYEFVKRPVKVQRCAGRVVQTELLVQVDQRDVVPGDIIIFEPGDLFPGDVRLLSSKHLVVSQSSLTGESWTTEKTAYTKENQSTPLLELKNICFMGTNVVSGSGTGLVVSTGSKTYMSTMFSTIGKQKPPDGFENGIRQISYVLIGVMLIVMTIIITAYYLKSRALSESVLFGLSVACALTPNMLPLIVNTSLAKGALAMARDRCIVKSLACIRDMGSMDILCMDKTGTLTMDHAIVVNHLDSWGSPKEKVLRFAFLNSYFKTDQKYPLDDAILAFVYTNGYRFQPSKYRKIDEIPFDFIRRRVSVILETEFNADGRNGHVLERIMVTKGALEEIMKVCSFIDHISKGTMTTFTSEDHSRILNIGEELSNQGLRILGVAMKRLEMERSDPSITNYEFTESDMVFLGVITFFDPPKDSAKQALWRLAEKGVKAKVLTGDSLSLAVRICEELGIRTTYITTGPDLEQLNQDDFHETVKRATVLARLTPTQKLRVVQSLQTVGDHVVGFLGDGINDTLAIDAANVGISVDSGASVAKDFADIILLEKDLNVLVDGVEHGRLTFGNTMKYIKMSVVANVGGVLSLVIATLLLDFEPLTPRQLLTQTFLYSVGQIAIPWDKMEEDYVRTPQKWSMKGFPMFILWNGPVCTLCDIANLIFLCFYYSANGSNYKFFHSAWFIEGLLMQTLIFHLIRTEKIPFVQEIASWQVLCSTVVISAIGIAIPFTIVGDFMGFTTLPMSYFGFLVLLFLVYFTLGQVVKRVYILIYGKWL from the exons ATGGGACTTCGTAAACTCTTCTCCATTTTCTCTCCTAATCACCAAAACCATGAAGACAAAATCCTTCCTTCTTACAGTCCCATTCGCGACAATCTCGTCAAAAGCCCTGAAAACCCCCATACTAATGGGTACCCAAGATCTTTCATTAAGTACTTGCGCAGCCTTATGTCCGGAA AGAAAAGTGGTGGAGGGTTAAGGACGGACGAAGAAGAGAGAGTGTATTCTTGGCTATATGCATTGGCGCAATCGGATAAAGATTTGGTTTTTGAGTATGTTCAGTCCACAGAAAGGG GCTTGAGCTTCACTGAAGCAGAAAGaagactgaaagaaaatgggccAAATGTTCCTCTTGAGTATACTTTTCCAAGTTGGTGGCATCTTCTGTGGGCTGCATTTTTCCATCCTTTCAATATCATTTTGATTGTGCTGTCAACTCTCTCATACATAACCAGTGACAATCCAAATGGATGCATCTTGCTCATACTGGTTTTAATTAGTGTCTGCCTCAGATTCTACCAG GAATACATTAGTTCAAAAGCTGCCATGAAACTCTATGAGTTTGTTAAGCGGCCGGTAAAAGTTCAAAGATGTGCGGGCAGAGTTGTTCAGACAGAGTTACTAGTTCAAGTTGATCAAAGAGATGTTGTTCCAGGGGACATTATCATTTTCGAGCCAGGTGATCTTTTTCCTGGAGATGTGAGATTATTATCGTCGAAGCACCTTGTCGTAAG TCAGTCCTCATTAACAGGCGAGTCCTGGACAACTGAAAAAACAGCCTACACTAAAGAAAATCAGAGCACTCCTTTGCTAGAGTTGAAGAATATTTGTTTCATG GGAACAAATGTGGTCTCAGGTAGCGGGACTGGTCTGGTTGTTTCCACTGGATCCAAGACTTACATGAGCACCATGTTTTCAACTATAGGGAAACAAAAACCACCAGATGGCTTTGAGAATGGTATCCGACAAATATCCTACGTGCTCATTGGCGTTATGCTAATAGTAATGACAATAATAATTACGGCTTACTACCTGAAATCTcgtgctttgagtgagagtgttCTTTTTGGACTCTCAGTGGCATGTGCGCTTACTCCTAATATGCTTCCCCTTATTGTTAATACAAGTCTTGCAAAAGGAGCACTTGCCATGGCCAGAGACAGATGCATCGTCAAAAGCTTAGCCTGTATACGTGATATGGGATCCAT ggACATCCTATGCATGGATAAGACTGGTACACTCACCATGGACCATGCAATTGTGGTTAATCATCTTGACAGTTGGGGGTCACCAAAAGAAAAGGTCTTACGCTTTGCATTCCTCAACTCTTACTTCAAGACTGATCAAAAGTATCCTCTGGATGATGCAATTTTGGCATTTGTATACACAAATGGATACAGATTCCAACCATCCAAGTATAGAAAAATAGATGAGATCCCTTTTGATTTTATACGAAGACGAGTATCTGTTATTTTGGAAACTGAATTCAATGCAGACGGCAGAAATGGCCATGTTCTTGAGAGGATCATGGTAACCAAGGGAGCATTGGaagaaataatgaaagtttGCTCTTTTATTGACCATATTAGTAAGGGCACCATGACCACTTTCACTTCAGAAGACCATAGCCGAATTCTAAATATTGGAGAAGAATTAAGCAACCAGGGGTTGAGGATTTTAGGAGTTGCAATGAAAAGGCTAGAAATG GAAAGAAGTGATCCAAGCATTACCAATTATGAGTTCACTGAATCAGACATGGTCTTCCTTGGTGTAATTACGTTCTTTGACCCCCCAAAGGACTCAGCAAAGCAAGCTTTGTGGAGGCTGGCAGAGAAGGGAGTCAAAGCGAAAGTATTAACAGGTGACTCACTATCCTTGGCAGTAAGGATTTGTGAAGAACTTGGCATTAGAACCACCTATATAACAACAGGTCCAGATCTTGAGCAACTCAATCAGGATGACTTTCATGAGACGGTTAAAAGAGCTACAGTGCTTGCTCGGCTCACCCCAACCCAGAAACTCCGCGTGGTGCAGTCCTTACAAACAGTTGGAGACCATGTAGTTGGATTCCTGGGAGATGGAATCAACGACACACTTGCAATTGATGCTGCCAATGTAGGTATCTCCGTCGACTCGGGAGCTTCTGTTGCAAAAGACTTTGCTGACATTATCTTACTAGAGAAAGATCTTAACGTTCTAGTTGATGGTGTTGAACACGGTCGCCTTACATTTGGTAATACCATGAAGTACATTAAAATGTCAGTTGTTGCTAATGTAGGAGGTGTTCTTTCACTCGTTATAGCAACTCTGCTGCTAGACTTTGAGCCATTGACACCAAGGCAGCTCCTGACTCAAACCTTTTTGTACAGTGTGGGTCAGATTGCAATTCCATGGGACAAAATGGAGGAAGATTATGTGAGAACACCACAGAAATGGTCTATGAAAGGCTTTCCAATGTTCATATTATGGAATGGTCCAGTGTGTACACTATGTGATATAGCAAATCTCATATTCCTGTGCTTCTATTACTCAGCCAATGGATCTAACTACAAATTCTTCCATTCTGCTTGGTTCATTGAAGGGCTACTGATGCAGACACTAATTTTCCACTTGATCCGAACGGAGAAAATCCCTTTCGTTCAGGAGATCGCCTCATGGCAAGTGCTGTGTTCGACAGTTGTGATTTCTGCCATTGGAATTGCAATTCCATTCACCATAGTTGGAGATTTCATGGGATTCACTACTCTACCAATGTCATATTTTGGATTTTTAGTTTTGCTTTTCTTAGTATATTTTACACTTGGCCAAGTGGTCAAGAGAGTTTACATTTTGATTTACGGAAAATGGCTTTAG
- the LOC110628542 gene encoding probable glucan 1,3-beta-glucosidase A isoform X1, producing MELVLSKWVFAFALTWWATFSGVYSVEGLRGGSKVRGVNLGGWLVVEGWIKPSLFDGIPNGDMLDGTEVQFKSVTLQKYMCAENGGGMGVTVDRDAASSWETFKLWRVSASEFQFRTSQGQFLTCEGEGCSISASANTSSEGKSFYIERNNNNRVHLKLLSGAYLQATIGNQLTADYPGKPGWDDNAATFEMTIVANNLHGDYQLANGYGHSKVKDVLKKHRNSFITMEDFKFLYRHGINAVRIPVGWWIAFDPNPPAPFIGGSLEALDNAFSWAQAYNIKCIIDLHAAPGSQNGMEHSASRDGTTGWPTSPDYISQTLDVIDFLASRYARHPALLGIELLNEPSAASVPLEVLVPYYKQGYQIVRKYSSTAYVIICQRIGNADPMELYQANIGSNNLVVDLHYYNLFDTFFVNMSSEDNIQFIYKSRETQLQALSSSNGPLVFIGEWVNEWNVTSGAQTDYQNFGKAQLDAYDAASFGWAYWTLKNDRKHWDFEWNIRNNYLQFGNSPAKQVFRSVVLLGLVPVFFFLHPIL from the exons ATGGAACTTGTTCTTAGCAAATGGGTATTTGCATTTGCACTAACTTGGTGGGCTACTTTCTCTGGAGTATACTCAG TGGAGGGATTGAGAGGAGGCTCTAAAGTTAGAGGAGTAAATTTGGGAGGTTGGCTGGTTGTGGAAGGTTGGATTAAGCCTTCGCTATTTGATGGCATTCCTAATGGAGATATGCTT GATGGTACAGAAGTTCAATTCAAGTCAGTGACATTGCAGAAGTATATGTGTGCAGAGAATGGGGGTGGCATGGGTGTTACAGTGGATAGAGATGCTGCATCTTCATGGGAAACCTTCAAG TTATGGAGGGTCTCTGCATCAGAATTTCAGTTTCGCACCTCTCAAGGCCAGTTTCTAACATGTGAAGGTGAAGGGTGCTCAATATCTGCTTCTGCAAACACATCTTCAGAGGGAAAATCATTTTATATTGAGAGAAATAACAACAATAGAGTTCATCTAAAACTTCTCAGTGGGGCTTATCTACAG GCAACTATAGGAAACCAGCTTACAGCAGACTATCCAGGGAAACCAGGATGGGATGATAATGCAGCCACTTTTGAAATGACTATCGTAGCAAATAATTTGCATGGAGATTACCAACTTGCAAATGGATATGGACACAGTAAGGTGAAAGATGTTCTTAAG AAACACAGAAACAGTTTTATTACAATGGAAGATTTCAAGTTTCTATATAGACATGGGATAAATGCAGTAAGGATACCAGTTGGCTGGTGGATTGCTTTTGATCCTAATCCTCCAGCTCCATTTATAGGAGGATCCTTGGAAGCTCTTGACAATGCATTCTCATGGGCACA AGCCTATAATATAAAATGCATAATTGATCTACATGCGGCTCCTGGTTCTCAAAATGGGATGGAACATAGCGCTAGTAGAGATGGTACAACAGGCTGGCCTACTTCGCCAGATTATATCTCACAAACACTGGATGTTATAGATTTTCTAGCTTCAAG ATATGCAAGGCATCCTGCCTTGCTGGGAATTGAGCTTTTAAATGAACCATCTGCTGCCTCAGTTCCTTTGGAAGTTTTGGTTCCATATTATAAACAAGGCTACCAAATTGTTCGAAAATACTCATCTACAGCTTATGTCATCATCTGTCAGAGAATTGGCAATGCTGATCCAATGGAACTTTACCAGGCTAATATAGGCTCCAACAACTTAGTAGTTGATTTGCATTACTACAATCTTTTTGACACTTTCTTTGTTAATATGAGTTCAGAAGataatattcaatttatatacAAGAGTAGGGAAACTCAACTACAGGCTCTGAGCAGTTCAAATGGTCCACTTGTTTTTATTG GGGAATGGGTGAATGAATGGAATGTGACAAGTGGAGCTCAGACAGATTATCAAAATTTTGGAAAAGCCCAACTTGATGCTTATGATGCTGCTTCTTTTGGATGGGCATATTGGACTCTCAAAAATGATAGAAAGCATTGGGATTTTGAATGGAACATTAGGAACAATTATCTCCAGTTTG GTAATTCACCAGCCAAGCAAGTTTTCAGGAGTGTAGTATTGCTTGGTTTGGTCCCTGTTTTCTTCTTTCTGCATCCTATATTATAG
- the LOC110628542 gene encoding probable glucan 1,3-beta-glucosidase A isoform X2, giving the protein MELVLSKWVFAFALTWWATFSGVYSVEGLRGGSKVRGVNLGGWLVVEGWIKPSLFDGIPNGDMLDGTEVQFKSVTLQKYMCAENGGGMGVTVDRDAASSWETFKLWRVSASEFQFRTSQGQFLTCEGEGCSISASANTSSEGKSFYIERNNNNRVHLKLLSGAYLQATIGNQLTADYPGKPGWDDNAATFEMTIVANNLHGDYQLANGYGHSKVKDVLKKHRNSFITMEDFKFLYRHGINAVRIPVGWWIAFDPNPPAPFIGGSLEALDNAFSWAQAYNIKCIIDLHAAPGSQNGMEHSASRDGTTGWPTSPDYISQTLDVIDFLASRYARHPALLGIELLNEPSAASVPLEVLVPYYKQGYQIVRKYSSTAYVIICQRIGNADPMELYQANIGSNNLVVDLHYYNLFDTFFVNMSSEDNIQFIYKSRETQLQALSSSNGPLVFIGKGNG; this is encoded by the exons ATGGAACTTGTTCTTAGCAAATGGGTATTTGCATTTGCACTAACTTGGTGGGCTACTTTCTCTGGAGTATACTCAG TGGAGGGATTGAGAGGAGGCTCTAAAGTTAGAGGAGTAAATTTGGGAGGTTGGCTGGTTGTGGAAGGTTGGATTAAGCCTTCGCTATTTGATGGCATTCCTAATGGAGATATGCTT GATGGTACAGAAGTTCAATTCAAGTCAGTGACATTGCAGAAGTATATGTGTGCAGAGAATGGGGGTGGCATGGGTGTTACAGTGGATAGAGATGCTGCATCTTCATGGGAAACCTTCAAG TTATGGAGGGTCTCTGCATCAGAATTTCAGTTTCGCACCTCTCAAGGCCAGTTTCTAACATGTGAAGGTGAAGGGTGCTCAATATCTGCTTCTGCAAACACATCTTCAGAGGGAAAATCATTTTATATTGAGAGAAATAACAACAATAGAGTTCATCTAAAACTTCTCAGTGGGGCTTATCTACAG GCAACTATAGGAAACCAGCTTACAGCAGACTATCCAGGGAAACCAGGATGGGATGATAATGCAGCCACTTTTGAAATGACTATCGTAGCAAATAATTTGCATGGAGATTACCAACTTGCAAATGGATATGGACACAGTAAGGTGAAAGATGTTCTTAAG AAACACAGAAACAGTTTTATTACAATGGAAGATTTCAAGTTTCTATATAGACATGGGATAAATGCAGTAAGGATACCAGTTGGCTGGTGGATTGCTTTTGATCCTAATCCTCCAGCTCCATTTATAGGAGGATCCTTGGAAGCTCTTGACAATGCATTCTCATGGGCACA AGCCTATAATATAAAATGCATAATTGATCTACATGCGGCTCCTGGTTCTCAAAATGGGATGGAACATAGCGCTAGTAGAGATGGTACAACAGGCTGGCCTACTTCGCCAGATTATATCTCACAAACACTGGATGTTATAGATTTTCTAGCTTCAAG ATATGCAAGGCATCCTGCCTTGCTGGGAATTGAGCTTTTAAATGAACCATCTGCTGCCTCAGTTCCTTTGGAAGTTTTGGTTCCATATTATAAACAAGGCTACCAAATTGTTCGAAAATACTCATCTACAGCTTATGTCATCATCTGTCAGAGAATTGGCAATGCTGATCCAATGGAACTTTACCAGGCTAATATAGGCTCCAACAACTTAGTAGTTGATTTGCATTACTACAATCTTTTTGACACTTTCTTTGTTAATATGAGTTCAGAAGataatattcaatttatatacAAGAGTAGGGAAACTCAACTACAGGCTCTGAGCAGTTCAAATGGTCCACTTGTTTTTATTGGTAAG GGGAATGGGTGA